Proteins from a single region of Anastrepha ludens isolate Willacy chromosome 5, idAnaLude1.1, whole genome shotgun sequence:
- the LOC128863055 gene encoding uncharacterized protein LOC128863055, producing MRFALLVFVAVVSAAAGHRFGNLPTSAGYALPASVTSAIAASRLGSEESSSAGDNSVSIKETPATKTTTTTASTTAIELAGVTEGAAAGESSGGITTQSALPTNTVPAAAAVAVSSATTPQAKPLKEEEASSEMLTELPISSPPTALLPPDSDIDTTQRRVVTYDQRQEGQYNIRADLENFMIVFIPPSPSEGLNFLDLLAKSAMRRNSLRSKSKRKHFTNPAVPNKYRHPLKSSDSLPGSLHYVARRPAANSLDASRGYLTAPSYAQTPFDAFIGSHSSPASIATLGASSNRLTDFIEGRTASRFDIGANDDPDRPVDVLPPPYPLAYQHLIKPYHLEAEPTVIQALPPPELNAAPAHISGNYLDSYNQLLAPGLSAGANAPTGDVATISTTTTTAAAIPTDSGAGYYRLSRAIRGDNYLDSNRVSSPNSIHHTNADLQPVYRAEHSLGATYLYPPIDTPRIYFNPESNAKGFEAPHDAVERSQLVDDGDDNARIGELYVPPRELKDDIEWEHFFDTIVKEANDSLCMPGQRRDSYGRCRQVEGY from the coding sequence ATGCGTTTCGCGCTTTTGGTTTTCGTGGCCGTTGTTAGTGCGGCAGCGGGCCACAGGTTTGGCAATTTGCCCACATCGGCAGGCTATGCGTTGCCTGCTAGCGTAACAAGTGCTATTGCTGCATCGCGTTTGGGTAGTGAAGAGTCATCGTCTGCTGGCGATAACTCTGTTTCCATAAAAGAAACTCCAGCAACAAAAACTACGACAACCACAGCTTCAACAACGGCAATTGAATTGGCTGGAGTAACTGAAGGTGCAGCTGCAGGCGAAAGTAGTGGCGGCATCACTACACAATCCGCGCTACCAACGAACACTGTGCCCGCTGCTGCAGCTGTAGCTGTTTCTAGTGCTACAACACCGCAGGCCAAACCTTTAAAGGAGGAAGAAGCTTCAAGCGAAATGCTCACTGAGTTACCCATATCATCACCACCAACTGCGCTTTTGCCTCCGGATAGCGATATTGACACAACACAGCGTCGTGTCGTTACCTACGATCAGCGACAGGAGGGTCAGTATAATATACGCGCcgatttggaaaatttcatgattgTCTTCATACCACCCTCGCCGTCAGAGGGTCTCAACTTTCTCGATTTGCTTGCGAAGTCGGCAATGAGACGCAATTCGTTGCGCTCCAAATCGAAACGTAAACATTTCACAAACCCCGCTGTCCCAAACAAATATCGCCATCCATTAAAGTCATCAGACTCGTTGCCAGGAAGCTTGCATTATGTGGCGCGTCGGCCTGCAGCAAACAGTTTGGACGCATCGCGGGGTTATCTGACAGCACCTTCCTATGCGCAAACGCCCTTTGACGCTTTCATTGGCTCGCATTCTTCACCGGCGTCTATTGCCACATTGGGCGCATCTTCAAACCGCCTAACGGACTTCATTGAGGGCCGCACAGCATCACGTTTTGACATTGGCGCAAACGACGATCCCGATCGTCCGGTGGATGTGCTGCCACCGCCATATCCGCTCGCCTATCAGCATCTCATCAAACCATATCATTTGGAAGCTGAGCCCACTGTCATACAAGCGCTGCCACCGCCGGAGCTGAACGCCGCACCGGCGCACATTTCCGGTAACTACCTCGATAGCTACAATCAATTGTTGGCACCAGGTCTTTCGGCTGGTGCTAATGCACCGACTGGCGATGTGGCTACGATTTCTACCACTACAACCACTGCAGCGGCTATACCCACTGACAGTGGGGCCGGCTATTATCGCCTTTCGCGAGCCATACGTGGTGATAATTATCTTGACTCGAATCGCGTCAGTTCACCGAATAGCATACATCACACCAACGCCGATTTACAGCCTGTTTACCGTGCCGAGCACTCATTAGGTGCTACGTACCTATATCCGCCGATTGATACGCCACGCATCTATTTCAATCCCGAGTCGAATGCTAAAGGTTTCGAAGCACCCCATGATGCTGTAGAACGTTCGCAGTTGGTGGACGATGGCGATGATAATGCACGGATCGGTGAGTTGTATGTGCCGCCACGCGAACTGAAGGATGACATTGAATGGGAGCACTTCTTTGATACTATCGTCAAGGAAGCAAACGATTCACTGTGCATGCCGGGCCAACGACGCGATAGCTACGGTAGATGTCGCCAAGTTGAAGGCTACTAA